From the genome of Hydrogenophilus thermoluteolus, one region includes:
- the pilM gene encoding type IV pilus biogenesis protein PilM — protein MLRLGRQQKAGEGVGIDLGPSAVKAVKLQRRGQAVALASVATVPCESGWYSASGVGNQKAVVGALMKAAQMLGGVRAAVMALPDSAVMQRSVDFPVGLSEREKEELVFAELARMSPFPVEDLRADWQVVGPGVEPETERVVIVATRHERVEAMQLIAEEAGLTLSHLDVESLALRRAALRAELLSGVTALVDAGEDTIELVVWVNGERRFDRSQSFEASRIRRDLARFLRSNEAANQMVASNQWSEAAKTDVLQPFLAKFAFEVANLLKFFLTASEGVTQIDRLLLAGGVATLPGVVEAVQGMVSPPVALLNPWVKLTVAARWQEWLPVAPRFALATGLAWRG, from the coding sequence ATGCTGCGGTTGGGACGACAACAAAAAGCGGGGGAGGGCGTTGGCATCGACTTGGGGCCGTCCGCCGTCAAAGCGGTCAAGTTGCAGCGGCGGGGGCAGGCAGTTGCGCTAGCAAGCGTTGCAACCGTGCCGTGTGAAAGTGGGTGGTATTCGGCGTCTGGGGTAGGCAATCAAAAGGCAGTGGTGGGCGCGCTCATGAAGGCGGCTCAGATGCTGGGTGGCGTCCGAGCGGCGGTGATGGCATTGCCCGACAGTGCGGTGATGCAACGCAGCGTCGACTTTCCTGTCGGCCTTTCCGAACGGGAAAAGGAAGAGCTCGTCTTTGCCGAATTGGCGCGGATGTCTCCGTTTCCGGTCGAGGATCTGCGCGCCGATTGGCAGGTGGTCGGGCCTGGCGTCGAACCGGAAACCGAACGGGTGGTGATCGTCGCCACCCGCCACGAGCGGGTCGAAGCGATGCAGCTTATCGCTGAAGAAGCGGGATTGACCCTCTCACACTTGGACGTGGAAAGTCTGGCGTTGCGTCGCGCGGCGCTGCGTGCGGAACTGCTTTCTGGCGTCACGGCGCTCGTCGACGCTGGGGAAGACACGATCGAGCTCGTTGTCTGGGTCAATGGCGAGCGGCGATTCGACCGCAGCCAATCGTTCGAAGCGAGCCGTATCCGACGTGACCTGGCACGTTTTTTGCGTTCGAACGAAGCGGCTAACCAGATGGTCGCGTCGAATCAATGGAGCGAAGCGGCGAAGACAGACGTGTTGCAACCGTTTTTGGCGAAATTCGCGTTTGAAGTCGCGAATCTGTTGAAATTCTTCCTCACCGCATCCGAAGGGGTGACGCAGATCGACCGGCTTTTGCTCGCGGGTGGCGTCGCGACATTGCCTGGGGTTGTCGAAGCGGTGCAGGGTATGGTTTCGCCGCCGGTGGCACTGCTCAACCCTTGGGTGAAGCTCACTGTGGCAGCGCGTTGGCAGGAGTGGTTGCCGGTCGCACCGCGATTTGCGTTGGCAACTGGCTTGGCGTGGCGGGGGTAG
- a CDS encoding penicillin-binding protein 1A, translated as MRLLKWTAVSFALLVSPLAVIATVILFAWQELPDVSQLADYRPKMPLRIYAKNGEKIAEFGEERRVVVDITAVPDHLKAAILAAEDEHFYEHPGVDPLGIVRAAIANLITGAKAQGGSTITMQVARNFYLSREKSYWRKFYEILLAIKLERELSKDQILTLYMNQIYLGQRAYGFAAAAQVYFGKPIQALTLAESALLAGLPKAPSQLNPYRNPEGALARREYVLRRMKEAGFIDEMQYEAAKAEPLTLASDQKRENTVVKSAIPWGGHVAELVRQLIVERYGVDTAMTAGLQVYTTIDPKWQREAEAAVRRGLIAYDQRHGFRGPEGEIPASVLQSRDPGALAEALEAYPDAPDGLAAVVLTVAPKAITVWRNGTTLSLTGKGIAFLERALAPRAPAALQIRPGAVIRIRQNEQGEWEATQLPDAQAALVALDPTTGAVRALAGSYDFELAKFNYATQGFRQPGSAFKPFIYSAALEKGWMPGSWIEDEPIVFGPEITGSKEWAPKNYDDKYEGWMRVREALAHSKNLPAIRILHDITPQYAQQWITRFGFDPKRHPPYLTMVLGAGETSPWMLARAYAVFANGGYLVEPYLIDEIRDGQGTLLWKAHPTVAGDERIRAIPARNAWLIDSMLHTVVERGTGAAARRALKRNDLAGKTGTTNDAVDAWFAGYHPSLVAVTWVGYPQPKPLGKRETGGRAALPIWIDFMQTALAGVPETHSPMPSGIATTILDGRPEYYYTELPPPDPYPPTPIWEGGEGWNPNLLPTPETPPSERTPYAPILERSFLN; from the coding sequence ATGCGTTTGCTCAAATGGACGGCCGTTTCGTTCGCACTCCTCGTCTCGCCGCTTGCCGTGATCGCCACCGTGATCCTTTTTGCGTGGCAGGAACTGCCCGACGTTTCGCAGCTGGCCGATTACCGCCCCAAAATGCCGTTGCGCATCTACGCGAAAAACGGCGAAAAAATCGCGGAATTTGGCGAAGAACGGCGGGTGGTCGTCGATATCACCGCGGTACCGGACCACTTGAAAGCGGCGATTCTGGCCGCTGAAGACGAGCACTTCTACGAACACCCTGGCGTCGATCCGCTGGGCATCGTACGCGCCGCGATCGCGAACCTCATCACCGGTGCCAAGGCGCAAGGGGGTTCGACGATCACGATGCAGGTGGCGCGCAACTTCTACCTCTCGCGCGAAAAGAGCTACTGGCGAAAATTCTACGAAATTCTGCTCGCGATCAAATTGGAGCGGGAACTCAGCAAAGACCAAATCTTGACGCTCTACATGAACCAAATCTACCTGGGGCAACGCGCCTACGGGTTCGCGGCCGCAGCGCAGGTCTATTTCGGCAAGCCGATCCAAGCGCTCACGCTCGCTGAAAGCGCACTCCTTGCGGGACTTCCCAAAGCACCGTCACAGCTCAACCCCTACCGCAACCCGGAAGGAGCATTGGCGCGGCGCGAATATGTACTGCGGCGCATGAAGGAGGCCGGATTCATCGATGAGATGCAATACGAAGCCGCCAAAGCCGAACCTCTGACACTTGCCAGCGACCAGAAGCGCGAAAATACCGTCGTCAAAAGCGCCATTCCCTGGGGCGGGCACGTCGCCGAACTGGTCCGGCAACTGATCGTCGAGCGCTACGGCGTCGACACCGCGATGACCGCGGGGCTTCAAGTGTACACGACGATCGACCCCAAATGGCAACGGGAAGCCGAAGCCGCGGTTCGCCGGGGGTTGATCGCGTACGACCAACGTCACGGTTTTCGGGGCCCGGAAGGGGAGATCCCTGCTTCGGTGCTGCAGTCGCGTGATCCCGGTGCGCTCGCCGAAGCGCTCGAAGCCTACCCCGACGCGCCCGACGGGCTCGCCGCAGTCGTGCTCACCGTCGCCCCTAAAGCGATCACGGTGTGGCGCAACGGTACAACCCTCTCTTTGACCGGCAAAGGGATCGCGTTCCTCGAACGCGCGCTCGCGCCGCGTGCGCCAGCAGCGCTCCAGATTCGCCCCGGCGCCGTGATCCGTATTCGCCAAAACGAGCAAGGAGAATGGGAAGCGACGCAACTGCCCGATGCGCAAGCAGCGCTCGTGGCGCTCGACCCCACCACTGGTGCGGTCCGGGCGCTCGCTGGAAGCTACGATTTCGAACTCGCCAAATTCAACTACGCCACACAGGGTTTTCGTCAACCCGGTTCGGCGTTCAAACCCTTCATCTACTCGGCCGCGCTCGAGAAGGGGTGGATGCCGGGCAGCTGGATCGAAGACGAGCCGATCGTCTTCGGCCCCGAGATCACGGGAAGCAAGGAGTGGGCGCCGAAAAATTACGACGACAAATACGAAGGGTGGATGCGGGTGCGAGAAGCGCTCGCCCACTCGAAGAACCTTCCAGCAATCCGCATCCTCCACGACATCACCCCCCAATACGCGCAACAGTGGATTACCCGCTTCGGGTTCGATCCGAAACGGCACCCCCCCTATCTCACCATGGTGTTGGGCGCGGGCGAAACCAGCCCGTGGATGTTGGCGCGCGCCTACGCGGTCTTCGCGAACGGGGGTTATCTTGTCGAACCCTATCTGATCGACGAAATCCGCGACGGTCAAGGGACACTGCTCTGGAAGGCGCACCCCACCGTTGCCGGAGACGAGCGCATTCGCGCGATCCCCGCGCGCAACGCCTGGTTGATCGACTCGATGCTCCACACCGTGGTCGAACGGGGAACCGGCGCGGCGGCGCGACGCGCCCTCAAACGCAACGACCTCGCGGGCAAAACAGGCACTACCAACGACGCGGTCGATGCCTGGTTCGCCGGCTACCACCCGAGCCTCGTTGCGGTCACCTGGGTGGGTTACCCTCAGCCCAAACCACTCGGCAAACGAGAGACCGGTGGCCGCGCGGCACTGCCGATCTGGATCGACTTCATGCAGACGGCGCTCGCGGGCGTCCCAGAAACCCATTCGCCGATGCCATCGGGGATCGCGACCACGATCCTCGACGGCAGACCTGAGTATTATTACACCGAACTGCCGCCACCAGATCCCTATCCGCCAACACCCATCTGGGAAGGCGGCGAGGGGTGGAACCCCAATTTGCTGCCCACCCCCGAAACGCCCCCCAGTGAGCGTACGCCGTATGCGCCGATCTTGGAGCGCTCTTTCCTCAACTGA
- a CDS encoding YqgE/AlgH family protein: MGQRFVSYKHHFLVAMPELNDPNFRQTVVYLVEHHPQGAMGLIINRPTEITLGQLFERVEAGAVNPLVADAPVFYGGPVATERGFVLHRPSGEWAGSMTLPEDMALTSSRDILPSLGDVNAVRDFLVLLGHAGWGEGQLESEIARNDWLTVPADPEIIFSTPPEARYQAALALLGVRPGFLVGGAGHG, from the coding sequence ATGGGACAACGTTTCGTCAGCTACAAACACCATTTCCTGGTCGCGATGCCCGAGCTCAACGACCCCAATTTCCGCCAAACGGTGGTCTATCTGGTCGAACACCACCCCCAAGGCGCAATGGGGTTGATCATCAACCGTCCCACCGAAATCACCCTGGGGCAGCTCTTCGAGCGGGTCGAAGCGGGCGCGGTCAACCCCCTCGTTGCCGACGCGCCCGTCTTCTACGGCGGGCCAGTCGCGACCGAACGCGGTTTCGTCCTGCATCGTCCCAGTGGCGAATGGGCAGGATCGATGACGCTACCCGAAGACATGGCGCTCACCTCGTCGCGTGACATCTTGCCGAGCTTGGGCGACGTGAACGCGGTCCGCGACTTCCTGGTCTTGCTGGGCCATGCCGGTTGGGGCGAAGGTCAGCTAGAAAGCGAAATCGCCCGCAACGACTGGCTAACCGTACCCGCCGACCCCGAGATCATCTTTTCCACGCCGCCAGAAGCGCGCTATCAGGCGGCGCTCGCGCTGCTTGGCGTGCGCCCCGGTTTTCTGGTCGGAGGTGCCGGGCATGGCTGA
- the ruvX gene encoding Holliday junction resolvase RuvX, producing MAECALAPCDGVWLGIDYGNARIGVAVATLPVAIATPLTTLAAQPETRFWVAFDALVAEWHPCGFVLGWPPTPASGNPHPMHPAITAFANTLTARHAKPIYWVDESLTSAHAEQLLRETGKRRWQARKARLDAVAAALILQTFCDGHATVYPPGAITHAHGKPIDIATP from the coding sequence ATGGCTGAATGCGCGCTCGCGCCCTGCGACGGCGTCTGGCTCGGGATCGACTACGGCAACGCGCGGATCGGCGTCGCGGTCGCCACGCTGCCCGTCGCGATCGCGACCCCCCTGACCACACTGGCCGCGCAGCCCGAAACGCGTTTCTGGGTCGCTTTCGACGCCCTCGTCGCGGAATGGCACCCCTGTGGATTCGTCCTGGGGTGGCCACCCACACCCGCAAGTGGGAACCCCCACCCAATGCACCCCGCGATCACCGCGTTCGCCAACACCCTCACTGCCCGTCACGCCAAACCCATCTACTGGGTCGATGAGTCGCTTACCTCGGCGCACGCCGAACAGCTCTTGCGCGAAACGGGCAAACGGCGCTGGCAAGCGCGCAAAGCGCGCCTCGACGCGGTAGCTGCCGCGCTCATCCTGCAAACCTTCTGCGACGGTCACGCCACCGTCTACCCTCCGGGAGCAATCACGCATGCACACGGAAAACCCATTGATATCGCCACCCCCTGA
- the pyrR gene encoding bifunctional pyr operon transcriptional regulator/uracil phosphoribosyltransferase PyrR, with translation MHTENPLISPPPDAETLYHELERAIAPYRDTFDAFVGIHAGGSWIAERLRAALAPTLPLGVIDVSFYRDDLAQRGLGRRDVRPSELPFSVEGARILLIDDVLYTGRTVRAAINELFDYGRPACVRFAALADRGGRELPICPDFCPWRSPTPLAPHVRLELIVTPDQTFRWELVA, from the coding sequence ATGCACACGGAAAACCCATTGATATCGCCACCCCCTGACGCCGAAACGCTCTACCATGAACTCGAGCGCGCGATTGCGCCGTACCGCGATACCTTCGACGCCTTCGTCGGCATCCACGCGGGCGGCAGCTGGATCGCCGAACGGCTGCGCGCCGCGCTCGCGCCAACGCTACCGCTTGGGGTGATCGACGTGTCGTTCTACCGCGACGATCTGGCACAACGGGGTCTGGGGCGGCGCGACGTTCGGCCCAGCGAACTTCCGTTCTCGGTCGAAGGCGCACGGATCCTGCTGATCGACGACGTGCTCTACACCGGACGCACGGTGCGCGCTGCGATCAATGAACTCTTCGACTACGGCCGCCCCGCGTGCGTGCGGTTTGCGGCGCTTGCCGATCGCGGGGGGCGGGAACTCCCGATCTGTCCCGACTTTTGCCCCTGGCGCAGCCCGACCCCGCTTGCCCCCCACGTGCGGCTCGAACTCATCGTCACCCCCGATCAGACCTTTCGTTGGGAGCTCGTTGCATGA
- a CDS encoding aspartate carbamoyltransferase catalytic subunit, producing MTPLQLTPDGRLRHLLTLDGLPEPILQQIFSLADSFLEVSERAVKKVPLLRGKSVFNIFFENSTRTRTTFEIAAARLSADVVNLNIATSSTAKGESLLDTIDNLCAMMADMFVIRHAASGAPVRIAQHLAERGLDHVRVLNAGDGRHAHPTQGLLDMYTIRHYKKEFTRLTVAVVGDVLHSRVARSEIAALTTLGVPEVRVAGPKTLLPKALGELGVQVTHDLDEALDGVDVIMMLRLQNERMHGSFIATTAEYHECWGLTPERLKRAKPDAIVMHPGPMNRGVEIASSVADGPQAVILPQVTFGIAIRMAVFTLLAGVAPGGLA from the coding sequence ATGACGCCACTCCAACTCACACCCGACGGGCGCCTGCGTCACCTCTTGACGCTCGATGGGCTACCCGAACCGATCCTGCAGCAGATCTTTTCGTTGGCAGACTCTTTTCTCGAAGTCTCTGAGCGCGCGGTGAAAAAAGTGCCGCTTCTGCGCGGCAAAAGCGTCTTCAACATCTTCTTCGAAAACTCGACCCGTACGCGCACCACCTTCGAGATCGCTGCCGCACGGCTTTCTGCCGACGTCGTCAACCTCAACATCGCCACCAGCAGCACGGCGAAAGGGGAGTCGCTGCTCGACACCATCGACAATCTTTGCGCGATGATGGCCGACATGTTCGTGATCCGTCACGCCGCAAGCGGCGCGCCGGTACGCATCGCGCAACACCTCGCTGAACGTGGGCTCGACCACGTGCGCGTGCTCAACGCTGGCGACGGCCGCCATGCGCACCCCACCCAAGGGTTGCTCGACATGTACACCATCCGCCACTACAAGAAAGAATTCACCCGTCTCACCGTCGCGGTGGTCGGTGACGTCCTTCATTCACGGGTCGCGCGCTCGGAGATCGCGGCGCTCACCACCCTGGGGGTTCCCGAAGTGCGCGTTGCCGGGCCGAAAACGCTGCTGCCCAAAGCGCTCGGCGAATTGGGCGTACAGGTCACCCACGACCTCGACGAAGCGCTCGACGGCGTCGACGTGATCATGATGCTGCGGCTGCAAAACGAGCGGATGCACGGCTCCTTCATCGCCACCACTGCCGAATACCACGAATGCTGGGGACTCACCCCCGAGCGGCTCAAACGGGCCAAACCCGACGCGATCGTGATGCACCCAGGCCCGATGAACCGTGGGGTGGAGATCGCATCGAGCGTCGCCGACGGCCCCCAAGCCGTAATCCTGCCGCAAGTCACTTTTGGGATCGCGATCCGCATGGCCGTCTTCACCCTATTGGCGGGCGTTGCCCCAGGAGGTCTCGCATGA
- a CDS encoding dihydroorotase, with amino-acid sequence MKWLITNAYLVDPASGREGYGAVAIADGRIVAIQEHPADPPAAPAIPGFTPDRTWDAQRRVLAPALVDTYARLTGPVLEQQTRLERELHGAAAGGIGHLVVAPDTAPPLDEPGLVEMLLERARRAATADILPLGALTVGLKGEQLAEMARLTTAGCIAFSQGDRPMRDTLALLRAMQYAASFDLPVWLTAADPDLSLPGGAHDGVVAARLGLPPIPVAAETVALTRLIELAAEAGVRLHVVNLSSERSVALIRRAKDEGLPVSASVSALHLTMTELDIGAFDTNAHVIPPLRSSRDREALAAAVADGTIDVITSNHTTVGRDAKAYPFSESAPGAAGFETLLPLVLRWGESQGLSLAQTLAPVSSRAAALVDNDEWGRLAVGAPADLILFDPDEPWIVDAHSLVGPAHNTPWWGLPLTGRVTHLMRRGTFVFEREAAPVKN; translated from the coding sequence ATGAAGTGGTTGATCACCAACGCCTACCTCGTCGACCCCGCTTCGGGGCGTGAAGGGTACGGAGCGGTTGCGATCGCCGACGGCCGCATCGTGGCGATTCAAGAACACCCGGCCGACCCGCCTGCGGCACCGGCGATTCCGGGCTTTACACCAGATCGAACCTGGGACGCGCAGCGGCGCGTACTTGCCCCGGCGTTGGTCGATACCTACGCGCGCCTCACCGGCCCGGTCTTGGAACAGCAAACCCGCTTGGAGCGCGAATTGCACGGCGCAGCGGCCGGCGGGATCGGTCATCTGGTGGTCGCGCCGGATACAGCCCCGCCGCTTGACGAACCGGGGTTGGTCGAAATGCTGCTCGAGCGCGCGCGCCGCGCCGCAACCGCCGACATCCTGCCGCTCGGCGCGCTCACCGTCGGCCTCAAAGGCGAGCAACTTGCGGAAATGGCGCGTCTCACCACGGCCGGCTGCATCGCGTTCTCGCAAGGCGATCGCCCGATGCGCGACACGCTGGCGTTGCTGCGGGCGATGCAGTACGCGGCAAGCTTCGACCTTCCCGTCTGGCTCACCGCTGCCGACCCCGACCTCAGCCTGCCGGGCGGCGCGCACGACGGCGTGGTCGCCGCACGCCTGGGGCTACCGCCAATCCCTGTCGCGGCGGAGACGGTCGCGCTCACGCGCCTCATCGAATTGGCGGCTGAAGCAGGCGTTCGGCTCCATGTGGTCAATCTGTCGAGCGAACGCAGCGTCGCGTTGATCCGCCGCGCGAAAGACGAAGGGCTACCCGTCTCGGCGAGCGTCTCCGCGCTCCATTTGACGATGACCGAACTCGACATCGGGGCGTTCGATACCAACGCCCACGTGATTCCGCCTTTGCGCAGCAGCCGCGACCGGGAAGCGCTCGCCGCAGCAGTCGCTGACGGCACGATCGACGTCATCACCTCGAACCACACGACCGTGGGGCGTGACGCGAAAGCCTACCCCTTTTCGGAGAGCGCCCCCGGGGCCGCAGGCTTCGAAACGCTCCTGCCGCTCGTACTGCGCTGGGGCGAATCGCAAGGGCTGTCGCTTGCCCAGACGCTTGCCCCAGTGAGCAGTCGCGCCGCTGCGCTTGTCGATAACGACGAATGGGGGCGGCTTGCAGTCGGCGCCCCGGCCGACCTCATCCTCTTCGATCCCGACGAACCGTGGATCGTCGACGCCCATTCGCTCGTCGGGCCTGCGCACAACACACCGTGGTGGGGTCTGCCGCTCACGGGGCGCGTCACCCACCTGATGCGGCGCGGCACCTTCGTCTTCGAACGCGAAGCGGCACCGGTCAAAAATTGA
- a CDS encoding NusG domain II-containing protein, with product MGHAAWRGWQHLLRPGDWGALAIGVVAVAVSLTWLLQAGAPTHAVVRVAGRVVGTYALDQPQTIQVTGALGVTVIEIAPGRARVVRDPGPRQICVRQGWLTRAGSAAICAPNEVTVELTGRTRLYDSLNF from the coding sequence ATGGGGCACGCAGCGTGGCGCGGTTGGCAGCACCTGTTGCGCCCTGGGGATTGGGGGGCGCTTGCGATTGGCGTTGTAGCGGTTGCCGTGTCGCTGACATGGTTACTGCAGGCAGGAGCCCCCACCCACGCCGTGGTGCGTGTCGCGGGCCGTGTCGTCGGAACCTATGCGCTTGACCAGCCCCAAACCATTCAGGTAACCGGTGCGTTGGGCGTCACCGTGATCGAGATCGCGCCGGGGCGCGCGCGGGTGGTGCGCGACCCAGGCCCCCGGCAGATCTGCGTGCGGCAAGGGTGGTTGACGCGCGCTGGGAGCGCTGCGATCTGCGCGCCCAATGAGGTGACCGTGGAGCTCACTGGGCGCACGCGCCTCTACGACTCGCTCAATTTTTGA
- a CDS encoding DUF167 domain-containing protein, with the protein MSGWQTHSDGVLLSLHVQPGAKRSGWAGRHGDALKVRIAAPPVEGKANAALCAFLAETFGLRQNAVTVVGGATSRTKLVLLRCDAHERTAILTHLGEMFPH; encoded by the coding sequence GTGTCGGGCTGGCAGACGCATTCGGACGGGGTGTTGTTGTCCCTGCACGTGCAGCCCGGCGCGAAGCGCAGCGGTTGGGCAGGGCGCCACGGCGATGCGCTCAAAGTGCGGATCGCGGCCCCCCCGGTCGAGGGGAAGGCGAATGCGGCGCTGTGCGCCTTCTTGGCCGAAACCTTTGGCCTGCGTCAGAACGCGGTGACGGTGGTCGGGGGCGCAACGTCTCGGACCAAGCTGGTGTTGTTGCGTTGTGACGCACACGAGCGCACCGCGATTCTGACCCATTTGGGCGAAATGTTCCCACACTGA
- a CDS encoding YggT family protein — MGGGQLFDLVFGTVFNGLSALFWIAFLMRWRRISFFLPGGAFVLTLTEWAARPVRRLLPRTRLDWSCVLLAWVSQMVLIGLKFAVLGHLPSLPLFGVLGVMVVGGALETLYVLGYLVFWVVLVSALLTWLQPNAPLAPVIHALADPFLDPIRRFVPMIGGIDLSPVILFLALNLLAIVGGELRFMVVRGLLAASVGG, encoded by the coding sequence ATGGGGGGCGGGCAACTTTTCGATCTCGTTTTCGGTACCGTCTTCAACGGACTTTCGGCCCTTTTTTGGATCGCGTTTTTGATGCGCTGGCGACGGATTTCGTTCTTTCTGCCGGGGGGCGCGTTTGTGCTGACGCTCACCGAATGGGCGGCGCGGCCGGTGCGACGCCTTTTGCCGCGTACCCGGCTCGACTGGAGCTGCGTACTCTTGGCGTGGGTGAGCCAAATGGTGTTGATCGGCCTCAAGTTTGCGGTGCTGGGTCACCTGCCCAGCCTGCCGCTCTTCGGCGTTCTGGGGGTGATGGTGGTGGGCGGCGCGCTCGAAACCCTCTATGTCCTGGGGTACCTGGTCTTCTGGGTCGTGCTGGTTTCGGCGTTGCTCACCTGGTTACAGCCCAATGCCCCGCTCGCGCCGGTGATTCACGCGCTTGCCGATCCCTTCCTCGATCCGATCCGTCGTTTCGTGCCAATGATCGGTGGGATCGACCTCAGTCCGGTGATCCTGTTCCTTGCGCTCAACCTGCTGGCGATCGTCGGCGGCGAACTCCGATTCATGGTCGTGCGTGGCTTGTTGGCGGCGTCGGTGGGTGGGTGA
- the proC gene encoding pyrroline-5-carboxylate reductase: protein MRLSFLGGGNMAEAILGGLVDRRVTDAKRIHVVDPNPDRRTALESRYGVKALPVVDDPFFETDLIVLAVKPQVVATALAPLAGRVGRTPVLSIMAGVPSARIAALLGDTAPIIRAMPNTPALVGAGMSGLYAPPEVGVTARQLAQKVMEAVGEVVWVENEAAIDAVTAVSGSGPAYGFLFMEALARAGVELGLPADVARRLAVGTLLGAAKLADASADPLDVLRARVTSPGGTTAAALEVLFAHAWDRILETAVAAAYQRAQELAKGA, encoded by the coding sequence ATGCGGTTGAGTTTTTTGGGTGGCGGCAATATGGCCGAAGCGATCCTGGGCGGGTTGGTCGATCGGCGCGTGACCGATGCGAAACGGATCCACGTCGTCGACCCTAACCCGGATCGCCGCACGGCGTTGGAAAGTCGGTATGGGGTGAAGGCGCTTCCCGTGGTCGATGACCCCTTTTTCGAAACCGATCTGATCGTGCTTGCGGTAAAGCCCCAAGTGGTTGCGACGGCGCTCGCGCCTCTTGCCGGTCGCGTCGGGCGAACGCCCGTGCTGTCGATCATGGCCGGGGTGCCGAGCGCGCGGATCGCCGCATTGCTGGGGGACACGGCGCCGATCATCCGCGCGATGCCCAACACCCCGGCTTTGGTTGGCGCGGGAATGAGCGGGCTCTACGCGCCGCCCGAGGTGGGCGTAACCGCACGGCAGTTGGCGCAAAAGGTGATGGAAGCGGTAGGTGAGGTGGTCTGGGTCGAGAACGAAGCGGCGATCGACGCAGTGACTGCGGTCTCCGGCAGCGGTCCAGCGTACGGTTTCCTCTTCATGGAAGCGCTCGCCCGCGCGGGTGTCGAGCTGGGGTTGCCCGCCGACGTGGCGCGCCGTTTGGCGGTCGGGACCCTGCTGGGCGCCGCGAAACTCGCCGACGCGAGCGCCGATCCCTTGGACGTGTTGCGCGCCCGTGTCACTTCGCCGGGGGGAACGACCGCTGCGGCATTGGAAGTACTGTTCGCGCATGCGTGGGACCGCATTCTGGAGACGGCGGTCGCGGCGGCGTACCAGCGCGCGCAAGAGCTGGCGAAAGGAGCGTAA
- a CDS encoding YggS family pyridoxal phosphate-dependent enzyme — MSEVDACAIAARVAAVRAQIFEAAERLGRDPATVTLVAVSKTQPAAVIRAAFAAGVRVFGENYVQEAVAKQEQLTDLPVEWHFIGPIQRNKTRAIAAAFDWVHSLDRLEVAKRFAEQRDPKRGPLNVMVQVNVSGEASKAGVAPETVVALVKAVARLPRLQVVGLMTIPEPSADPPLLARRFRTVRELRDTLQREGLPVWALSMGMSSDWPVALAEGATHLRIGSALFGPRPPKTSRREGGEDASGKGAKACG, encoded by the coding sequence ATGAGCGAGGTCGACGCGTGCGCGATCGCCGCGCGGGTTGCCGCGGTGCGGGCACAAATCTTCGAGGCGGCAGAGCGCTTGGGGCGCGATCCGGCGACGGTGACGCTGGTTGCGGTGAGTAAGACGCAACCCGCTGCGGTGATCCGTGCCGCGTTTGCCGCAGGCGTGCGCGTCTTCGGCGAAAACTATGTGCAGGAGGCGGTGGCGAAACAGGAGCAACTCACCGATCTACCCGTCGAATGGCATTTCATCGGGCCGATTCAACGCAACAAGACGCGGGCGATCGCCGCCGCGTTCGACTGGGTCCATTCGCTGGACCGCCTGGAAGTGGCGAAGCGCTTTGCCGAGCAGCGTGATCCCAAACGGGGGCCGCTCAACGTGATGGTGCAGGTGAATGTGAGTGGGGAGGCGAGCAAAGCCGGTGTCGCGCCTGAAACGGTGGTGGCGCTCGTGAAAGCGGTGGCGCGGTTGCCGCGGCTCCAAGTAGTGGGGTTGATGACGATCCCTGAGCCAAGCGCCGATCCCCCATTGCTCGCGCGCCGTTTTCGAACGGTGCGTGAGCTGCGCGACACGTTGCAGCGTGAAGGCTTGCCCGTTTGGGCGCTATCGATGGGGATGAGCAGCGATTGGCCGGTGGCGCTTGCCGAAGGGGCGACCCATCTGCGCATCGGTAGCGCCCTTTTCGGACCCAGACCGCCCAAAACATCGCGGCGCGAAGGTGGTGAAGACGCATCAGGAAAAGGAGCAAAAGCATGCGGTTGA